In Deinococcus puniceus, one genomic interval encodes:
- a CDS encoding TolC family protein, whose translation MTRTLTRSVALLLTLGLSLAASASAQAVSLSLDSAVTRALASGPDVTTARANLQKAQANLKAVQADPTSIITTLTQAQQDAAAQAVTLDGTKLNIAQTVLGQYVGAFEAAGRVSLNAAQVALDERNLAIARARLQARVATQLDVNRAQTSLNQNRQELADARAQQPVLEAQLARTIGLPTGTDLTLVAPPAPPKPSLTLAGLQSGLEKRLPSLVQAAQGVSFATLQVNLANNDYTPVRTLQDARTSLANAQRSLDDAARAANTQVRDAYRSFQDAQERVDLARQSSANAQTSLTQAQARLKAGTAAAVEVQQAQVQAQQSAFAVIQAQNNLWRALAALSSASGTDVTGLVR comes from the coding sequence ATGACCCGTACCCTGACCCGTTCTGTTGCCCTGCTGCTCACCCTCGGCCTCTCTTTGGCGGCCAGTGCTTCTGCCCAAGCCGTAAGCCTCTCTCTGGACAGTGCCGTGACCCGCGCCCTCGCCAGCGGCCCCGACGTGACCACCGCCCGCGCCAATCTGCAAAAGGCTCAGGCCAACCTGAAAGCGGTGCAGGCCGATCCCACCTCCATCATCACCACGTTGACGCAGGCCCAGCAGGACGCGGCGGCGCAGGCCGTGACGCTGGACGGCACCAAGCTGAACATCGCCCAGACGGTGCTGGGGCAGTATGTGGGCGCATTTGAAGCCGCCGGACGGGTGAGTCTGAATGCCGCTCAGGTGGCGCTGGATGAGCGCAACTTGGCGATTGCCCGCGCCCGTCTTCAGGCCCGCGTGGCGACCCAATTGGACGTGAACCGCGCCCAGACCAGCCTGAACCAGAACCGTCAGGAATTGGCCGACGCCCGCGCCCAGCAACCTGTATTGGAAGCGCAACTGGCCCGCACCATCGGCCTGCCCACCGGCACCGACCTGACTCTGGTGGCTCCGCCCGCGCCGCCCAAGCCCTCGCTGACGCTGGCGGGCCTGCAATCGGGGCTGGAGAAACGCCTGCCTTCGCTGGTGCAGGCCGCGCAGGGCGTCAGTTTCGCCACCCTTCAGGTCAATCTGGCCAACAACGATTACACCCCGGTTCGCACCCTGCAAGACGCCCGCACGTCGCTGGCCAACGCGCAGCGCAGCCTCGACGACGCCGCCCGCGCCGCCAATACGCAGGTGCGCGACGCCTACCGCAGCTTTCAGGACGCGCAGGAACGGGTCGATCTGGCCCGCCAGAGCAGCGCCAACGCCCAAACCAGCCTGACGCAGGCGCAGGCCCGCCTGAAAGCCGGAACCGCCGCCGCCGTCGAAGTGCAGCAGGCGCAGGTGCAGGCGCAGCAATCGGCCTTCGCGGTCATTCAGGCCCAGAACAACCTGTGGCGGGCACTCGCGGCGCTGTCCAGCGCGTCGGGCACCGATGTCACCGGACTGGTGAGGTGA
- a CDS encoding efflux RND transporter periplasmic adaptor subunit has translation MVEKRLPLALTVLTLTLLVACTPPGGNTAAAEGEAKPAAAATGTGTSNDLDAAPAKTTTLGVRVVPAKSGTLSVERTSSATIQADRDSNVAAQSGGNVVRVLVTEGEQVRAGQVVVQLDDSQQRQALENARLQVQQAQINLNQTRTTTGQATTSLNAAVQAAQATLSQAQQNAQSSESLYALGGISLADLQSARAQLATAQSQLAQARNSLSQNGQNAQGSVPLQQAQLSSAQAGVRQADENLSRTAVRAPFAGTVASLNVQVGEFAGQGSTVFRLVDPGSIKVQFNATTADAAALTAGTQLNLGYGGVNYVATVQDSPRIAGADRLVPITARVQGGAALPVGASAQARYRATLGQGVLIPSGAVQVDGGENAVYLAEGKSARRQTVTVVAESGGQVAVRGLDAGAQVISPVPPSLQDGASIRVETAATPTTTAGSSTGEAP, from the coding sequence ATGGTAGAGAAACGTCTCCCTCTTGCCCTGACCGTGCTGACCCTGACGCTGCTGGTGGCCTGCACGCCGCCCGGCGGCAACACGGCAGCGGCGGAAGGGGAAGCCAAACCCGCCGCTGCTGCTACTGGCACTGGCACCAGCAACGATCTGGACGCCGCGCCCGCCAAAACCACTACCCTCGGCGTGCGTGTGGTGCCCGCCAAGAGTGGAACCCTGAGTGTGGAGCGCACGTCCAGCGCCACCATTCAGGCCGACCGCGACAGCAACGTGGCGGCCCAGAGTGGCGGCAACGTGGTGCGCGTGCTGGTCACGGAAGGCGAGCAGGTGCGCGCTGGACAGGTGGTGGTGCAACTTGATGATTCTCAGCAGCGGCAGGCCTTAGAGAATGCCCGGCTTCAGGTGCAGCAGGCCCAGATCAATCTGAACCAGACCCGCACCACCACCGGACAGGCCACCACCTCGCTGAATGCGGCGGTGCAGGCGGCTCAGGCCACGTTGTCTCAGGCGCAGCAAAATGCCCAGAGCAGCGAAAGCCTGTACGCGCTCGGCGGCATCAGCCTGGCCGACTTGCAGAGTGCGCGGGCGCAGTTGGCTACGGCCCAGAGCCAGTTGGCGCAGGCCCGCAATTCCCTCTCCCAGAACGGTCAGAACGCTCAGGGCAGCGTGCCGCTTCAGCAGGCGCAACTGAGCAGCGCACAGGCCGGAGTGCGTCAGGCCGATGAAAACCTGTCCCGCACGGCGGTTCGCGCTCCCTTCGCGGGCACGGTGGCCAGTCTGAATGTGCAGGTCGGAGAGTTCGCGGGGCAGGGCAGCACCGTGTTCAGGTTGGTCGACCCCGGTTCGATCAAGGTGCAGTTCAATGCCACCACCGCCGACGCCGCCGCCCTGACCGCCGGAACCCAACTGAACCTCGGCTACGGGGGCGTGAATTACGTCGCCACCGTGCAGGACAGCCCCCGAATCGCCGGAGCAGACCGCCTCGTGCCCATCACGGCGCGGGTGCAGGGCGGCGCGGCGTTGCCGGTGGGAGCCAGCGCACAGGCCCGCTACCGCGCCACCCTGGGGCAGGGCGTCCTGATTCCCAGCGGGGCCGTACAGGTTGATGGCGGAGAAAACGCCGTGTACCTCGCGGAAGGCAAGTCGGCCCGCCGTCAGACGGTCACGGTGGTGGCCGAATCGGGTGGGCAAGTGGCAGTGCGAGGGCTGGACGCGGGCGCACAGGTCATTTCTCCGGTGCCCCCCAGCTTGCAAGACGGCGCGAGTATCCGGGTAGAAACGGCGGCCACGCCCACCACGACGGCGGGGAGTAGCACAGGAGAGGCCCCATGA
- a CDS encoding efflux RND transporter permease subunit, which translates to MSTHDPDGADLQARGTLPDGTPEPAINPIIRFSVRNYVFSIGIFVMLVLFGLVATLRLGVELLPNFEVPILAVSTAYPGANPDQVDREVSRRVEDAVSTIAGVIDINTTSVSNQSAVVITFADSVDIDSAANSVSQAVAAIRGILPDGSEAPVVQKFDPNATPILTLALLGGSARPADVTTFAEDTLVPRLERVDGVADVGLSGGPQRQIQVLLDPARLQSYNLTPARITGAISASALDLPAGTVTQGGNTTQFSTRNTPTSVTDVSRIIVDPSTGLRVADVATIRDGAAASTSFARVNGQPAVLLDVRKASGTNSVAVTDNVRAAMQAQPLPAGYSLSLANDTTLETRGSIKDTFKEFLIAVAAVGVICMLFLGRLNAAFAVILAIPISISAAPLLFSLLGFTFNIISLLAIIVAIGIVVDDSIVVAENVQRYRDMGYDRVKSVLLGGSEVFSAVTAASFSLLAVLIPLSFIPGIIGQFFSQFALGIAAAIVLSWLESLLFLTVRMAYTEEAEPVTWRDLPRVLARFPELLRSALTGVRRAGGLVGLLLAGAAAGAGLAQVLPLPVALGLSVLLAPVVLAVVRYVLIVLYAVLEALTGTLHGITNRAVTGVARAYARSVERVLDRSWIVMLVAALFMFSVPLALRNVGFAFTPASDSGILTVNLELPVGTDLTTTNTLTRRIEENLLARPEVRLVQTSVGSGGALGGSSANSSSLTVTLIPKAERENIETLSARYLEDLQPIARAIPGSELRAASEQGGPGGSSDIPLALTAPTQALLIERNREVVRLLSQDPNIATLKSTLSATRQERTFVPDPARLAGSGLSASDVAQALRTYNDGSTAGSLRDGDRSIDIVVRLDPALVQDEQSLLSQTVYSQALNANLPLSQLGAFQLSQAPATLSRLNKAYTATIDIDLIENGPNAFGYQQTIIDNVTKAGLLTGGVTLGNASAFGSAGLTGDLVFYGPIVLIMAILLTYLVLGSQFNSFRYPIYLLLPVPIAIVGALWTLSLFGVNLDVITVLGMVILLGLSTKNSILYLEFVTERVRTMPLREALVEAAELRFRPILMTTLTVLVISIPLILGTGDGAEFRKGLGIVILGGVITSTLLTFFVVPTVFWTFERKRIKPPQPRVQQPKPDLGGGALPAGD; encoded by the coding sequence ATGAGTACCCACGATCCCGACGGCGCAGACCTTCAAGCTCGCGGCACGCTCCCCGACGGCACGCCCGAACCCGCCATCAATCCGATCATCCGCTTCAGCGTCCGCAATTACGTGTTCTCTATCGGCATTTTCGTGATGCTGGTGCTGTTCGGACTGGTGGCGACCCTGCGGCTGGGCGTGGAACTCCTGCCCAATTTCGAGGTGCCGATTCTGGCGGTCAGCACGGCCTATCCGGGGGCCAACCCCGACCAAGTAGACCGCGAAGTGAGCCGCCGCGTGGAAGACGCCGTGAGTACCATCGCGGGCGTCATCGACATCAACACCACCAGTGTCAGCAACCAGTCGGCAGTGGTCATCACTTTTGCCGATAGCGTGGATATCGACAGCGCCGCCAACTCCGTGTCTCAGGCGGTGGCGGCCATTCGCGGCATCTTGCCCGACGGTTCCGAAGCCCCGGTGGTACAAAAATTTGACCCCAACGCCACGCCGATTCTGACGCTGGCCCTCTTGGGTGGCTCGGCCCGCCCCGCCGACGTGACCACCTTTGCCGAAGACACGTTGGTGCCGCGCCTAGAGCGTGTGGACGGCGTGGCCGACGTGGGCCTCTCGGGTGGCCCGCAGCGCCAGATTCAGGTGCTGCTTGACCCGGCCCGCTTGCAGAGCTACAACCTCACGCCCGCCCGGATCACGGGGGCCATCAGTGCCTCGGCCCTCGATTTGCCTGCCGGAACGGTGACGCAGGGCGGCAACACCACCCAGTTCTCTACCCGCAATACCCCCACCAGCGTCACCGACGTGAGCCGCATCATCGTCGATCCGTCTACCGGGCTGCGCGTGGCCGATGTCGCTACCATCCGCGACGGGGCCGCTGCCAGCACCAGCTTTGCCCGCGTGAACGGGCAACCCGCCGTGCTGCTCGACGTTCGTAAGGCCAGCGGCACCAACTCCGTGGCCGTGACCGACAACGTGCGGGCCGCCATGCAGGCCCAGCCGCTCCCCGCTGGCTACAGCCTCAGCCTCGCCAACGACACCACTCTAGAAACTCGCGGCAGCATCAAGGACACCTTCAAGGAATTCCTGATCGCCGTAGCGGCGGTGGGCGTCATCTGCATGCTGTTCTTGGGCCGCCTCAATGCCGCGTTTGCGGTCATTCTGGCGATTCCTATTTCCATCAGTGCCGCGCCGCTGCTGTTCAGTTTGCTGGGCTTCACCTTCAACATCATTTCGCTGCTGGCCATCATCGTGGCTATCGGCATCGTCGTAGACGACTCTATCGTGGTGGCCGAGAACGTGCAGCGCTACCGCGACATGGGCTATGACCGTGTGAAATCGGTGCTGCTGGGCGGCTCGGAAGTGTTCAGCGCCGTGACTGCCGCCAGCTTTTCACTCTTGGCCGTCCTGATTCCGCTCAGCTTCATTCCCGGCATCATCGGCCAGTTTTTTAGCCAATTTGCGCTGGGGATCGCCGCCGCCATCGTCCTCAGTTGGCTGGAAAGCCTGTTGTTCCTGACCGTGCGAATGGCCTACACCGAGGAAGCCGAACCGGTCACGTGGCGCGACTTGCCGCGTGTGCTGGCCCGCTTCCCCGAACTGCTGCGCAGCGCCCTGACGGGCGTTCGCCGTGCGGGCGGCCTCGTGGGACTGCTGCTGGCAGGCGCGGCGGCGGGCGCGGGTCTGGCGCAAGTGCTGCCGCTTCCGGTGGCGCTGGGCCTGTCGGTGCTGCTGGCTCCGGTGGTGCTGGCCGTCGTCCGCTACGTCCTGATCGTGCTGTACGCCGTGCTGGAAGCCCTGACGGGTACGCTGCACGGCATCACCAACCGCGCCGTGACCGGGGTGGCCCGCGCCTATGCCCGCAGCGTGGAGCGCGTCCTAGACCGCTCGTGGATCGTGATGCTGGTCGCCGCCCTGTTCATGTTCAGCGTGCCGCTCGCCCTGCGGAATGTGGGCTTTGCCTTCACGCCCGCCAGCGACAGCGGCATTCTGACGGTAAATCTGGAATTGCCGGTGGGCACTGACCTGACCACCACCAACACCCTGACCCGCCGCATCGAAGAGAACCTGCTGGCCCGCCCCGAAGTGCGCCTCGTGCAGACCAGCGTGGGCAGTGGCGGGGCGCTGGGCGGCAGCAGCGCCAATTCTTCCAGCCTCACCGTGACCCTCATTCCCAAGGCCGAGCGCGAGAACATCGAAACCCTCAGCGCCCGCTACCTCGAAGATTTGCAGCCGATTGCCCGCGCCATTCCCGGTTCCGAACTGCGGGCGGCCTCCGAACAGGGTGGCCCCGGCGGAAGCTCCGATATTCCGCTGGCCCTGACGGCCCCCACGCAGGCCCTGCTGATCGAGCGCAACCGCGAAGTCGTGCGCCTGCTCTCGCAAGACCCCAACATCGCCACCCTGAAAAGCACCCTGAGCGCCACCCGGCAGGAGCGAACCTTCGTGCCCGACCCGGCGCGGTTGGCGGGCAGTGGCCTGAGTGCCAGCGACGTGGCACAGGCCCTGCGTACCTACAACGACGGCTCTACCGCCGGAAGCCTGCGCGACGGAGACCGCTCTATCGACATCGTGGTGCGCCTTGACCCGGCCCTTGTGCAGGACGAACAGAGCCTGCTGTCTCAGACGGTGTACTCGCAGGCGCTCAATGCCAACTTGCCGCTGTCTCAACTGGGCGCGTTCCAGTTGTCGCAGGCTCCGGCGACCCTCAGCCGCCTAAATAAAGCTTACACCGCCACCATCGACATCGACCTGATCGAGAACGGCCCCAACGCCTTCGGCTACCAGCAGACCATCATCGACAACGTGACGAAAGCGGGCCTGCTCACGGGCGGCGTGACGCTGGGCAACGCCAGTGCCTTCGGCAGCGCGGGCCTGACCGGAGACCTCGTGTTCTACGGCCCCATCGTGCTGATCATGGCAATCTTGCTCACCTACCTCGTGCTGGGCAGCCAGTTCAACTCGTTCCGCTACCCCATCTACCTGCTGCTGCCCGTGCCGATTGCCATCGTGGGCGCACTCTGGACGCTCAGCCTGTTCGGGGTCAATCTGGACGTGATCACGGTGCTGGGCATGGTGATCCTGCTGGGCCTGTCGACCAAAAACTCCATCCTGTACCTCGAATTCGTGACCGAGCGCGTGCGTACCATGCCGCTCAGGGAAGCCCTCGTGGAAGCCGCCGAACTGCGTTTCCGCCCCATCCTGATGACCACGCTGACCGTGTTGGTCATCAGCATTCCCCTGATTCTGGGCACGGGCGACGGCGCAGAATTCCGCAAGGGCCTCGGCATCGTGATTCTGGGCGGCGTGATCACCTCCACCCTGCTCACCTTTTTCGTCGTGCCCACCGTCTTCTGGACATTCGAACGCAAGCGCATCAAGCCGCCGCAACCCAGAGTGCAGCAGCCCAAGCCTGATCTGGGCGGGGGCGCGCTGCCTGCGGGCGACTGA
- the ypfJ gene encoding KPN_02809 family neutral zinc metallopeptidase, whose protein sequence is MDWKNLPSSGGGVQDRRGGGGLPGGGIAVGGVGGLIIALIAMFFGVDPSVILGGGSQTAPTQQSQTQSSAPANDESFQFVDRILGSTNQVWTGVFQQSGRVYTEPTLVLYSGGTTSGCGNADSSVGPFYCPLDNKIYLDTSFFATMQKRLGGGGEFAYSYVIAHEVGHHVQNELGIADQVERAQRQARSEAESNRYSVALELQADCFAGVWANKVRGSEAANLTDADITQALNTAAAIGDDALQRQGQGYVVPDSFTHGSSQQRVTWFKRGFSSGDAAQCDTFKAS, encoded by the coding sequence ATGGACTGGAAAAATCTTCCGAGCAGTGGGGGCGGAGTGCAAGATCGGCGGGGCGGCGGTGGCCTGCCGGGGGGCGGCATCGCGGTGGGCGGCGTGGGCGGCCTGATCATCGCATTGATCGCCATGTTCTTTGGCGTAGACCCCAGCGTCATTCTGGGCGGCGGCTCGCAAACTGCGCCCACCCAGCAATCTCAGACTCAAAGTTCTGCGCCTGCCAACGATGAAAGCTTCCAGTTCGTAGACCGGATTCTGGGCAGCACCAATCAGGTCTGGACGGGGGTGTTCCAGCAGTCGGGCCGGGTGTACACCGAGCCCACGCTGGTGCTGTACAGCGGCGGCACCACCAGTGGATGCGGCAATGCCGACAGCAGCGTGGGGCCGTTTTATTGCCCGCTGGACAATAAGATTTACTTGGACACCAGCTTTTTTGCCACCATGCAGAAGCGGCTCGGTGGCGGCGGCGAATTCGCCTATTCCTACGTGATCGCGCATGAGGTCGGCCACCACGTTCAGAACGAACTCGGTATTGCCGATCAGGTGGAACGCGCCCAGCGTCAGGCCCGCAGCGAGGCCGAAAGCAACCGCTACAGCGTGGCCCTCGAATTGCAGGCCGACTGCTTTGCGGGCGTGTGGGCCAACAAAGTGCGCGGCAGCGAGGCCGCCAACCTGACCGACGCCGACATCACGCAGGCGCTGAATACTGCCGCTGCCATCGGTGACGATGCGCTCCAGCGCCAAGGCCAAGGCTACGTGGTGCCCGACAGCTTCACGCACGGCAGCAGCCAGCAACGCGTGACGTGGTTCAAGCGCGGCTTCTCCAGCGGCGACGCGGCCCAGTGCGACACCTTCAAGGCCAGTTGA
- a CDS encoding SRPBCC family protein, translated as MTKTEGMDQGRMISGAAGGALLLMGLRKRGVLGLGMAAVGGYLAYRAATGNDPVMAAAGLSGNASAAKPIFVEHSVVIDRPAQQVYDYWRKLDNLPHIMSHLETVTVLDDKRSRWVAKAPLGTHVEWEAEIVNDKPGERIGWHSLPGATVDNAGSVQFESMPTGGTRIHVALSYRPPAGPLGAAVAKLFGEEPSQQIAEDLQKFKAAFEGSNPKN; from the coding sequence ATGACCAAAACTGAAGGAATGGATCAAGGCCGCATGATCAGCGGCGCGGCGGGCGGGGCATTGTTGCTGATGGGTCTCAGGAAACGCGGCGTTCTCGGCCTCGGCATGGCTGCAGTGGGCGGCTACCTCGCCTACCGCGCCGCCACCGGCAACGACCCGGTGATGGCAGCGGCGGGCCTGAGCGGGAACGCCAGCGCCGCCAAGCCCATTTTCGTGGAGCACAGCGTGGTCATAGACCGCCCCGCCCAGCAGGTCTACGATTACTGGCGCAAGCTGGACAACCTGCCCCACATCATGAGTCACCTGGAAACCGTGACCGTGCTGGACGACAAGCGCAGCCGCTGGGTCGCCAAGGCTCCGTTGGGCACGCACGTGGAATGGGAAGCTGAAATTGTGAACGATAAACCCGGCGAGCGCATCGGCTGGCACAGCCTCCCCGGAGCCACTGTGGACAACGCGGGCAGCGTGCAGTTTGAAAGCATGCCCACCGGCGGCACACGCATTCACGTGGCCCTCAGCTACCGCCCGCCCGCTGGCCCGCTCGGTGCAGCCGTCGCCAAGCTGTTTGGCGAGGAACCCAGCCAGCAGATTGCCGAAGACTTGCAGAAGTTCAAGGCCGCGTTTGAAGGCAGCAACCCTAAAAACTAA
- a CDS encoding TetR/AcrR family transcriptional regulator, with translation MTDSSSPPPAPAAPPAAPTKPRREQIHEVASRLFSERGYHATSMRDLAGQLGMQGGSLYAHIASKDELLIGIVDRAARQFDGALFTLRGDSMPAPEKIREAMHRHIRVVADNMESATVFFHEWKHLSPEAYTRVTNWRDTIDAFYRDLVIQGIREGSLRADLDPKMTANLILSAVNWAYTWYRPGGSMTPRDVAEQYADMLLTGLQAAPVVAGPERR, from the coding sequence ATGACGGATTCTTCCAGCCCCCCACCCGCCCCCGCCGCACCGCCTGCCGCGCCCACCAAACCGCGCCGCGAGCAGATTCATGAGGTCGCCAGCCGCCTGTTCTCGGAGCGCGGCTACCACGCGACTTCTATGCGCGATCTGGCGGGCCAACTGGGGATGCAGGGCGGCAGTCTGTACGCCCATATCGCGTCTAAGGACGAACTGCTGATCGGCATCGTAGACCGCGCCGCTCGCCAATTCGACGGCGCACTGTTTACCCTGCGCGGCGACTCCATGCCCGCGCCCGAGAAAATCCGCGAGGCCATGCACCGCCATATTCGCGTGGTAGCCGACAACATGGAAAGTGCCACCGTGTTTTTCCACGAGTGGAAGCACCTGTCGCCCGAAGCCTATACCCGCGTGACCAACTGGCGCGACACCATCGACGCCTTTTACCGCGATCTGGTGATTCAGGGCATCCGTGAAGGCAGCCTGCGCGCCGATCTAGACCCCAAAATGACGGCCAACCTGATCTTGTCGGCGGTGAACTGGGCCTACACGTGGTATCGCCCCGGCGGCAGCATGACCCCGCGCGACGTGGCCGAACAGTACGCCGATATGCTGCTGACGGGTTTGCAGGCGGCCCCGGTGGTGGCTGGCCCGGAGAGAAGATGA
- a CDS encoding pyridoxal phosphate-dependent aminotransferase: MTSTPLLSDVVSAQPTSGVRAAVRNVPAYPFTPIDAPIKLDQNESAYDFPAELKAQAVERMLARPWNRYPDLHADTLQAAIAAYEGWDAAGVVVTPGSNVLIKLLTELAGIGQTVLTVSPTFSVYTLEAQLLGATLVQVPLNPDFSLPVEGLKAALKSNPPGVLYVTQPHAPTGYADAEADVRAVVEAAEGWVVVIDEAYHQYSGTDYRALVQGGSNRLSLRTFSKAWGLAGARLGYALTSPQLAVQLQKLVSAFNVNALTQAALEVALEHPEYVQHRAAEVVQERGRVLAALASHPTCTPIPSGANFFLLRTPDADAAYRHLLERGIVVRRQDRLPGLNGCLRVAVGTPAENDALIAAVGEIG, translated from the coding sequence ATGACTTCTACGCCTCTCCTCTCTGATGTTGTGTCTGCACAGCCTACCAGCGGCGTGCGGGCGGCGGTGCGTAACGTGCCCGCTTACCCGTTTACGCCCATAGACGCCCCTATCAAGCTCGATCAGAACGAGAGCGCCTACGACTTTCCCGCCGAGCTGAAAGCGCAGGCCGTGGAGCGGATGCTGGCCCGCCCGTGGAACCGCTATCCCGACTTGCACGCCGACACCCTGCAAGCCGCGATTGCCGCCTACGAGGGTTGGGATGCGGCGGGCGTGGTGGTCACGCCGGGCAGCAACGTCCTGATTAAACTCCTGACCGAACTCGCGGGCATCGGCCAAACGGTGTTGACGGTCAGCCCTACCTTCAGCGTGTATACCCTAGAGGCCCAACTCTTGGGGGCCACGCTGGTACAGGTGCCGCTGAATCCAGACTTTTCACTCCCTGTAGAGGGGTTGAAGGCTGCCCTCAAATCAAACCCGCCCGGCGTGCTGTACGTGACCCAGCCGCACGCGCCCACCGGATACGCCGACGCCGAGGCCGATGTGCGGGCCGTGGTAGAGGCCGCCGAGGGCTGGGTCGTGGTCATCGACGAGGCCTACCACCAGTACAGCGGCACCGATTACCGCGCGCTGGTACAGGGGGGCAGCAACCGCCTGAGCCTGCGTACCTTCAGCAAGGCGTGGGGGTTGGCCGGGGCGCGGCTGGGCTACGCGCTGACTTCCCCGCAACTGGCGGTTCAGCTGCAAAAACTGGTGTCGGCCTTTAATGTGAATGCCCTGACGCAAGCCGCGCTGGAAGTGGCGTTGGAACACCCCGAATACGTGCAGCACCGCGCCGCCGAAGTGGTTCAGGAGCGGGGGCGGGTGCTGGCTGCTTTGGCCTCACACCCCACCTGCACGCCCATTCCCAGTGGGGCCAATTTCTTCCTGCTCCGCACGCCCGATGCCGACGCCGCCTACCGCCATCTGCTAGAGCGCGGAATAGTCGTGCGCCGCCAAGACCGCCTGCCCGGACTGAATGGCTGCCTGCGTGTGGCGGTGGGAACGCCAGCGGAGAATGACGCGCTGATCGCGGCGGTGGGGGAAATCGGGTAA
- a CDS encoding YkgJ family cysteine cluster protein: MDAFAAPATFPARSVLVRECSACGACCAAPDIHALGKPLGVPCVNLGAGCLCAVYATRPAVCRNYAPDWVCGEVAPLPTLAARTRRFLEIYGLEAEAEASNSTLLP, from the coding sequence ATGGACGCTTTCGCCGCACCAGCCACCTTTCCCGCCCGCTCCGTGCTGGTGCGGGAATGCAGCGCGTGTGGGGCTTGCTGCGCCGCGCCGGATATTCACGCGCTGGGCAAGCCGTTGGGCGTACCGTGCGTGAATCTGGGAGCGGGTTGTTTGTGCGCCGTCTACGCCACGCGCCCCGCTGTGTGCCGCAACTACGCGCCCGATTGGGTCTGCGGTGAGGTTGCGCCGCTGCCCACGCTGGCCGCACGCACGCGCCGTTTTCTGGAAATCTACGGACTGGAAGCGGAAGCAGAGGCGTCCAATTCCACTCTTTTGCCCTGA
- a CDS encoding type 2 periplasmic-binding domain-containing protein, producing the protein MSVGLTSAQTVPPLKLAGSTPPWIPGASFTALPPEAAFRELYGGRIDGVLGTLPGPPPPKGTGELVSIPVGLFPVSVVYSLPGVALNLDIPTLCLMLSGRVREWNHARLRALNPGAALPTLPVLVSARVARNGVSLAAAGACVKAGMWPRAWLKSNWVAGASFRRATSELQRADLTIPGVLMVLGPRDVLGGAQVAQLRSPGGAFVGPEALTLETGLGNAPTPYPGASPSLPAAPFRPLPPATEVGAYPLRGVVWLSMLKEQAYRGRRAAQAQALVRLAEGLQAGASASGLGGGFVGLPLNARPALRLSFQGKRVELDASASASSP; encoded by the coding sequence TTGAGCGTTGGCCTCACTTCGGCTCAGACGGTGCCGCCCCTCAAACTGGCGGGCAGCACGCCGCCTTGGATTCCGGGCGCATCGTTCACAGCCCTGCCACCCGAAGCCGCCTTCCGCGAGTTATACGGCGGGCGGATAGACGGCGTGCTGGGCACCTTGCCCGGCCCCCCACCCCCCAAAGGAACCGGAGAACTGGTCAGCATTCCGGTGGGCCTGTTCCCGGTGTCGGTGGTGTACAGCTTGCCGGGAGTGGCCCTGAACCTCGACATTCCGACCCTGTGCCTGATGCTGTCGGGGCGCGTGCGGGAGTGGAATCATGCACGGCTGCGGGCGCTGAATCCGGGGGCGGCCCTGCCCACTTTGCCCGTGCTGGTCAGTGCGCGGGTGGCCCGCAACGGGGTCAGTTTGGCCGCTGCCGGGGCCTGCGTGAAGGCGGGCATGTGGCCGAGGGCGTGGCTGAAATCCAACTGGGTGGCGGGCGCGAGCTTCAGGCGGGCGACGTCGGAGTTGCAGCGGGCCGACCTGACTATTCCCGGCGTGCTGATGGTTCTGGGGCCGCGAGACGTACTGGGCGGCGCACAGGTGGCCCAGTTGCGCTCGCCGGGGGGCGCGTTCGTGGGGCCAGAAGCTCTGACACTGGAGACAGGTTTAGGCAACGCGCCGACGCCCTATCCGGGGGCTTCCCCCTCTCTGCCCGCTGCTCCTTTTCGGCCCCTGCCGCCCGCCACCGAAGTCGGCGCGTACCCCCTGCGCGGCGTGGTGTGGCTGAGCATGCTGAAAGAACAGGCCTACCGGGGACGCCGTGCAGCACAGGCACAAGCCCTAGTCCGCTTGGCCGAAGGCTTGCAAGCTGGAGCCTCAGCCAGCGGACTAGGCGGCGGGTTCGTAGGCCTGCCCCTCAACGCCCGCCCCGCCCTGCGCCTGAGCTTTCAGGGCAAAAGAGTGGAATTGGACGCCTCTGCTTCCGCTTCCAGTCCGTAG